Proteins encoded within one genomic window of Vanrija pseudolonga chromosome 3, complete sequence:
- the YTP1 gene encoding Protein YTP1, with the protein MAAASLASAAVMLAAGFPLVAAHEHHNVTHIDPGVPIGATMYVHMTLQTFTWGILFPIGMVLGLTKSKYHVPLQSVGIVLSLFGSYLGHHHGGREYPATVHGLMAKIIFVLLLTQASLGIFLKLHIMETTVRPHIRRAHKVVGVLYPIVGWTQMLFGVATALNFCRGGNLGQCAAHYIMGSAFIAYAAILVIMLNVGGAWLKRTGFSQEMLDSTVITVWGIINTFTEHHGGPWTHKDMQHTMMGVLWWAGGMLGMFLSRKGQRSFVPAIIIVFTGWGMSAHEQDLMISSKIHALFGYALIAAGVLRVVEVCFVLHDGPSDSAHIRIFQHLPPYLLVLGGTLFISATNEEMHNANDRGIDHVSYALFDFSLSFLIYLVITFLVHLYQNTGRNAAANRGGVDQAPEAGYSQLATRGGDPDADGPEAYELTEHGSDDDAVKIGGEDEVDWIGNGEHRGGGGGVRL; encoded by the exons ATGGCTGCTGCATCACtagccagcgccgccgtgaTGCTGGCCGCGGGCTTCCCGCTGG TCGCCGCGCACGAACACCACAACGTGACCCACATCGACCCGGGCGTGCCCATCGGCGCGACCATGTATGTGCAT ATGACGCTGCAGACCTTTACGTGGGGCATCCTGTTCCCCATCGGCATGGTGCTGGGCCTGACCaa ATCAAAATACCACGTCCCCCTCCAGTCGGTCGGCATCGTGCTCAGCCTCTTTGGGTCGTacctcggccaccaccacggcgggcgcgagtACCCCGCGACG GTGCACGGGCTCATGGCCAAGATCATCTTCGTGCTGCTCCTCACG CAAGCATCCCTCGGCATCTTCCTCAAGCTCCACATCATGGAGACGACGGTGCGCCCGCAcatccgccgcgcgcacaaggtcgtcggcgtgctctACCCCATTGTCGGGTGGACGCAGATGCTGTtcggcgtcgcgacggccCTCAACTTCTGCCGCGGGGGCAACCTCGGCCAGTGTGCCGCGCACTACATCATGGGCTCGGCCTTCATCGCCTACGCCGCGATCCTGGTCATCATGCTCAATGTCGGCGGGGCGTGGTTGAAGCGCACTGGCTTCAGCCAGGAGATGCTCGACAGCACGGTCATTACAGTTTGG gGCATCATCAACACGTTCACCGAGCACCACGGCGGCCCGTGGACCCACAAGGACATGCAGCACACGATGATGGGCGTGCTctggtgggcgggcggcatgCTCGGCATGTTTCTCAGCCGCAAGGGCCAGCGCTCGTTCGTCCCggccatcatcatcgtctTCACGGGCTGGGGCATGTCGGCGCACGAGCAGGACCTCATGATCTCGTCCAAGATCCACGCGCTGTTCGGCTACGCTTTGATTGCTGCTGGTGTGCtgcgtgtcgtcgaggtgtGCTTTGTGCTGCACGACGGAccgagcgactcggcgcaCATCCGCATCTTCCAGCACCTCCCGCCGtacctcctcgtcctcggcggcacgctcTTCATCTCGGCGACCAACGAGGAGATGCACAACGCAAACGACCGCGGCATCGACCACGTCTCGTACGCCCTGTTCGACTTTTCTCTCTCCTTCCTCATCTACCTCGTCATCACGTTCCTCGTGCACCTGTATCAGAATACAGGGCGGAATGCGGCGGCCAACAGGGGAGGAGTGGACCAGGCCCCAGAGGCGGGCTACTCGCAGCTCGCgacccgcggcggcgaccccgACGCTGACGGGCCCGAGGCGTACGAGCTCACCGAgcacggcagcgacgacgacgccgtcaagattggcggcgaggacgaggtcgactggatcggcaacggcgagcacaggggaggagggggtggcgTGCGGTTGTGA